From a single Nakamurella alba genomic region:
- a CDS encoding MBL fold metallo-hydrolase → MTGGHTPLAVAGHADRHRWALPGPHPVAPGVHRLPLSLPQDGLRAVNVYVIDLPDGIALIDAGWATPEAMGELRRGLAELGRSLSDIRTVLATHIHRDHYTQAITLRREVGCRVYLGLGERPGLTTLRRIATDVPVSSLVTLRAAGESLLADSILAEMQADDRYEASIWEDPDEWLQPGKFQLGDRRLQVVHTPGHTRGHLMFVDHAAGLMFTGDHVLPHITPSIGFELADGGLPLGDYLDSLQAVLDLDDARMLPAHGDPVPQVHARVRELLRHHDDRLAEALAVVVGRGPSAGGEVARRLRWTNSRRPFEDLRDFDRMLAVCETVAHLDVLAQRGELATESAGEITRYRRP, encoded by the coding sequence GTGACCGGGGGGCACACGCCCCTCGCCGTCGCCGGGCATGCCGACCGGCACCGCTGGGCACTCCCGGGGCCGCACCCGGTCGCGCCCGGCGTGCACCGGCTGCCGCTGTCGCTGCCGCAGGACGGCCTGCGGGCGGTCAACGTCTACGTGATCGACCTGCCGGACGGCATCGCGCTGATCGACGCCGGCTGGGCCACCCCGGAGGCGATGGGTGAGCTGCGGCGGGGACTGGCGGAGCTGGGCAGGTCACTGTCCGACATCCGCACGGTGCTGGCCACGCACATCCACCGGGACCACTACACGCAGGCGATCACGCTGCGCCGTGAGGTCGGCTGCCGGGTGTATCTGGGGCTGGGCGAACGCCCCGGGCTCACCACGCTGCGCCGCATCGCCACCGACGTGCCGGTCAGCTCGCTGGTCACCCTCCGCGCGGCGGGCGAGAGCCTGCTGGCGGACAGCATTCTCGCCGAGATGCAGGCGGACGACCGCTACGAGGCCTCGATCTGGGAGGACCCCGACGAGTGGCTGCAGCCCGGGAAGTTCCAGCTCGGCGACCGGCGGCTGCAGGTGGTGCACACACCCGGGCACACCCGCGGGCACCTGATGTTCGTCGACCACGCGGCCGGGTTGATGTTCACCGGTGATCACGTCCTGCCGCACATCACCCCGTCGATCGGGTTCGAGCTGGCGGACGGCGGGCTGCCGCTCGGCGACTACCTGGACTCCTTGCAGGCCGTGCTCGACCTGGACGACGCCCGGATGCTGCCGGCCCACGGTGATCCCGTGCCACAGGTGCACGCCCGGGTCCGCGAGTTGCTCCGGCACCACGACGACCGACTGGCGGAGGCGCTCGCGGTGGTCGTCGGCCGCGGACCGTCCGCCGGCGGGGAGGTCGCCCGGCGGCTGCGCTGGACCAACAGCCGCCGTCCGTTCGAGGACCTGCGCGACTTCGACCGGATGTTGGCCGTCTGCGAGACCGTCGCCCATCTGGACGTTCTCGCGCAGCGGGGCGAGCTCGCGACAGAGTCCGCCGGCGAGATCACGCGCTACCGACGTCCGTAG
- a CDS encoding SDR family NAD(P)-dependent oxidoreductase, with amino-acid sequence MTGTLDGKVALITGAGRGIGRAIAEKLGGSGARLLLNDLDAGVLEETRDALRAGGIRAESLAGDVTAPDMGDRLVGTAVDTLGGLDIIVNNAGYTWDGIIGKMSDEQFDAMLDIHLKAPFRILRAAAPWFREQAKLETQSGHEVFRKVVNISSAVGIGGNAGQVNYAAAKAGINGVTATLAKEWGRYRVNVNSVAFGLIRTRLTAPVDTPDADSSLQVGERSIAKAVRTEHIEAIERTISLGRGATPEEAAGAVYLMCLPESDYITGHVLLCTGGIPL; translated from the coding sequence GGCATCGGCCGGGCCATCGCCGAGAAGCTCGGCGGCAGCGGTGCGCGCCTGCTGCTCAACGATCTCGATGCCGGTGTCCTGGAGGAGACCCGGGACGCCCTGCGCGCCGGCGGTATCCGCGCCGAGTCGCTGGCCGGTGACGTCACGGCGCCGGACATGGGTGACCGCCTCGTCGGTACCGCGGTGGACACGCTCGGCGGTCTCGACATCATCGTCAACAACGCCGGGTACACCTGGGACGGCATCATCGGGAAGATGTCGGACGAGCAGTTCGACGCGATGCTGGACATCCACCTGAAGGCGCCGTTCCGGATCCTGCGGGCGGCCGCGCCGTGGTTCCGCGAGCAGGCGAAGCTGGAGACGCAGAGCGGTCACGAGGTCTTCCGCAAGGTCGTCAACATCTCCTCCGCGGTGGGCATCGGCGGGAACGCCGGGCAGGTCAACTACGCCGCGGCGAAGGCCGGGATCAACGGGGTGACCGCCACTCTCGCGAAGGAGTGGGGTCGTTACCGGGTCAACGTGAACAGCGTCGCCTTCGGGCTGATCCGGACCAGATTGACCGCCCCGGTGGACACCCCGGACGCCGACAGCAGTCTGCAGGTGGGGGAGCGCAGCATCGCCAAGGCGGTCCGCACCGAGCACATCGAGGCGATCGAACGGACCATCTCCCTCGGCCGCGGTGCGACGCCGGAGGAGGCCGCCGGTGCGGTGTACCTGATGTGTCTGCCGGAGAGCGACTACATCACCGGGCACGTGCTGCTGTGCACCGGCGGGATCCCGCTGTGA